TAAGTTCCTGCAAGAAAATCGGCGGACGAGTCGTAACGACCCGCCCGCCTTGCTGAGGAAGTTGATTATTGCAGGAGCTTCAGAACCTGCTGCTGCGTCTGGTTGGCCTGGGCCAGGGCGCTGATACCGGTCTGGCTCAGCACCTGGAACTTGGCCAGGTCGCTGGTTGCGGTGGCGTAGTCCGTGGAGCGGACGCTGGACTCGGCCGCGGTCAGGTTTTCGGACTGAGAAGTCGCAACCGAGGAAGCGGCGTTGAGCTGGTTGATGTTGGCGCCGATCTGGCCGCGCTGATAAGCAACGCCCGCGATGGCGGTGGTCAGGTTGGTAAGAACGGTCTGCGCGGAGGAGGCCGTCAGGGTAGCGACAGAGCTAGCGGTGAAGTCTACGCTGGCGCCGGTTGCATCGAGACCGACCTTGGCGGTGCTGAGGGCGCCGGTCGTATCGCTGAACACCGTCGCACCCGAGCTGGTGCCGTCAGAGACGAAGATCGTGGTCGCGGCGCTGGAGAATACGGCGTTGCCGTTGAAGTTCGTCGCGGAACCGATGTTGCCGATTTCCGACAGGATGTTCTGGTACTCCTGGTTTGCAGCGCTAACCTGCGAGCTGTTCAGGGTGCCGTTGGCAGCCTGGGTGGCCAGGGTCACAGCGCGGTTCAGAAGGTTGGTGACCTGGGAGAGAGCGCCGTCAGCGGTCTGCAGCAGACCGATACCGTCGCTGGCATTACGAGCCGACTGGTTCAGAGCGGCAACGTTGGCGTGGAGGCCATCGGCCAGGGCCAGGCCGGCGGCGTCATCGGCGCCGGAGTTGATGCGCGAACCGGAAGAGAGCTGCGTCAGGGTGTTCTGCAGGTTCTTCTGGGTCGACGCGAGGTTGTTCTGTGCGTAGAGAGCAGAGATGTTGTTAAGGACACTCAGGGACATTGGTATTCACTCCTTTAATACGTCAAGAAAGAATTGCGCTTTGCCTGCCTGGTGTCCGCTCTTGCGATTGGCACCTCGCGGAAGGCTCCGCGTTCACCTACCTCATCGGTCTGTCCAGAGAGAACATTAGCCAGAAATGTAAAAGTACACAAAAGTAATGTGTTTTCCCTCTACGGCCGATAACAAACAGGAATGACGGAGTTAGATCCCCATGATTGAGCTCACACGCCTGAACGGTCACGCCCTCTATATAAATGCGGACCTTATTAAGTACATTGAAGCGGCCCCGGACACGATGATCACCCTGGTGACCAACGAAAAGACGGTCGTCCGCGAAAGCTGCCAGCAGGTTCTCGAACTGGCCCATCAATATAAGGTCAACCTGCTCCGCGCCACCTGGCCGACCGCCGCGGACGCTCTGACAGCAAAGTTCGCCCACAACATTGAAGAGACCTCTCGCTAAAAGGAATAGATATGGACATCGCAAGCGTTGCAGGTATTGTTCTTGCCCTACTCGGCATTCTGGGCGGCATGATGATCGAAGGCGGCCAGCTCGCCCAGATCACGCAGCCGACCGCTGCCATGATCGTCGTCGGCGGCACCGCCGGCGCCGTTATGCTTCAATTTCCTCTTGCCATCTTCCTTGCAGCCCTTAAAAAGGTCGCCTCGGTCTTTCTGCATAAGGGGGCGGACAGCCAGGGGCTGGTCAAACAACTGGTAGATTTTGCCAATAAAGCCCGCAAAGAAGGCATCGTCTCCCTGGACACAGAACTGGCCAAGGTGACCGACCCCTTCCTTAAACAGGCGATGATGCTTGCCGTCGACGGCACGGAGCCGACCGAACTCCGCAAGATCATGCAACTCGAACTCGACAACAAGAGCGAGATCGAGGAAAAGATCCCCCAGGTCTTCGAGTCCGCCGGCGGTTTCGCCCCCACCGTCGGCATCATTGGTGCCGTACTCGGCCTGATCCAGGTTATGCAGCACCTCGACAACATTGACGAGGTGGGCCGTGGTATCGCCGTAGCCTTCGTTGCAACCATCTATGGCGTGGCACTGGCCAACCTTATCTGTCTCCCTGCCGCCGGCAAGCTGAAGATCCGCCACCGCGAAGAGACCATGATCAAGGAGATGATGCTCGAGGGCGTCGTCAGCATTCTGGAGGGTATGAACCCCCGCATGATGGAAACCAAGCTTCGCACCTTCCTGATGGAAGAGGGCCACGCGGAACAAAAGGCATAGCGCCATGGGTAAAAAGAAACACGCCGAACACGTCAACCACGAACGCTGGCTCGTCTCTTACGCAGACTTCATCACTCTGCTGTTCGCCTTCTTCGTCGTGCTCTTCGCCTCATCGCAGAGCGACAAGAAGAAAGAAAAGCAGATGGCCGCAGCGATTAAGGCAGCCTTCTCCGATACGCGTATCTTCGATATGCACTCGGCGACGCCTGCCCTGACCGATGGGGGCGCCAGTGTCGACACCAAACCGATTGAGATGCCGCTTCCCACTGCACCCGAGTTCGGAAGTGGCAACGGCAATGGAAACGGCGACGGACAGGACGTTGCAGCGCAAGTCCGCAAGGCGATCGAACGGGCCGCTGCCAAGCAGATTTCGGCGGGCGCCATCTCGATTCACCAGGCAGCTGACGGTTTGACCATCTCGCTGCAGGAGGGCGGCTTCTTCCCTTCCGGCTCTGCCGAACTCCGGATGGACTCGCAGGGGATGCTGGACCACATTATCGCGGCCCTTCCGACCAACATGAAGATCCGCGTGGAAGGACATAGCGACAATCGCCCCATCCATACGGCCCAGTTTGCCTCCAACTGGGAGCTCTCCTCGGCACGCGCCTCCGCCATTGCCCGTGAGATGCTGACCCGCGCCAAGTTCGATCCGGCAATGGTTTCGGCCGCAGGATATGCGGAGTACCACCCTGTAGCCTCCAACGAGACCGAAGCCGGCCGCGCACAGAACCGCCGCGTCGACATTGTGGTGCTGCAGCTTACCTCGGCCCCGCCTCCGCCCCCGATGGCCCCAGCTCCTCGTAGAGTTCACAATGAAGCGTCGACAGCATCGACCAGCAAACCTGACATCGTAAGAGATGAGTCACCACGCTCCACGCCCTAACCGGTTCCGGGAACTGACTGGAACTGGTTAGGTCTCATGAGCTACTCGTTATGCGGGTCAAGGTAGTTTGCGATGGAACGATGCAGATCGGACGCGCCCTCCATCTCAAGGCGTTTCTTCGCAAGATCGGCAGCGAAGGTGATTTCATTTGCTGTAACCGCACCGGCAATCACGATGTCCAGCAGCTCCGCATGGTCAGGCTCCATCCTATGAGCTTTACGGAGAGCGTCCATCCCTTCATCCATCTGGCCAAGGTAAATCTGGCACACTCCATATTTGGCGAGAATCAACGCTGACGCGCCTCCCAGGCTGCGAGCTGCGTTGTAGGCTTCGGACGCAGCCTGATACTGCTGCTGATGCAGATGAGCATCCCCTAGCGATTCGTAGAGGACAATGCTGGATGAGTGGCGCTCGACAGCATGGGAGAACAACTGAACAGCTTCGGCATAACGCCACATACGGAGCAAACAAACGCCACCGAGGATGATGGCCTCAGTATTGGATTCATCTAACTGTATCGCGCGAATCAGGAGGTCCAGCGCTGCCTGAGGATTCTTCGAGTATTCCAGCGCTCCCCATCCGAGTTCGTACGCGGTTCTGCTGTCCTCTGGAAATGCTTCTAAATGCCGTTTGCCGATCTCGAGATAGAGCTCATTTTTGGCATCTCGAACAGCCTCATCATCTTCAGCATGACCGAAGTGGTGGATGACGAACGGAGCCTGTCCAATCGAAAGCCCCAGTTCTTTGACGCGATAAACAACAGTTTCATGGACCGGCCGTTCGAACCAGATACCGGCATGCCGCCGGAACAGCCGTGTATTGATCGATGTAACGTACGCGGGAAACCCTTCTGCTTCCGGAAGCACCTGAGGATTCGCCATCGCTCCATCGGTGCCGCTTCGGCTATTTGCTTGCCGGACATAATTCCATCGCACGACATCAAAGGCAAACCTATCTGTCTCCGAGACCAGTCTTTTCAGAGCGAGCGCCCCTTTCGGATCCAGCATCTCGTCGGCGTCAAGCACCAGAATCCAGTCGCAAGTCGCCTGTTGCAGGACCAGGTTACGAGCCTCCGCAAAATCACTGTTCCACGGGATCGTTATCCACTCTGCGCCAAATGCCCGGGCGATTTCGGCCGTGTCGTCCGTGGATCCGGTGTCTCCGATGACGATGTGATCCACGACACCACGAACACTCTGCAAACATCTCGCCAGACTGCTTCCACCATTTTTCACAATCATCGAGAGTTCGATCGTGGACGTGCGCATACCTGGAGCCCCTTTCAGAGCGATTATTACTCAAGGGGCGTATCCGTCCCCTGCACCGATGTCCGGCTTCGCTTAGCATCAACCGGGGGAGTGCCCCATTCCGGAAAAAGCATGACCATCTATCTCGCAACTACCAATGCCGGAAAACTGCGCGACTTCGCGGCAATCGCCATCCAGCACGACGCGACCGTCGAAACTTTACCGGGGCTGGCCTCCATCCCCGAAGCGCCGGAGAATGAGCCGACCTTCGAAGGCAATGCGGTCTCCAAGGCGCTGTATTATTCCAGCCGCGCTCCGGGCTTGCTGGTGCTGGCTGACGACTCCGGACTTGAGGTCCAGTGCCTGAATGCTGCCCCTGGAGTACGTTCGGCACGCTATGCCGAGGACCAGCACTTCCCTCCCACGCCAGGGTCCACCAAAGATGAACGCAATAACGCCGCGCTGTTGCACGCCCTGGACGGCATTCCTGAAAACTGCCGTCAGGGACGTTACCGCTGCGTGCTTGCCCTGGCGCGCGATGGAGAGCTGTTACAGACAGCAGAGGGCTCCGTCGACGGCGTCATCCTGCAGGCGCCGCGTGGGGAGAACGGCTTCGGCTATGACCCGCTGTTCTTTCTACCGGAACTGGACCAGACGATGGCGGAGGTCTCCATCGAACAAAAACAAAGGCTCAGCCATCGCGGCCGAGCCTTTGAGTCGCTGTTGCGGCAACTCGATACTTAGCCTGCCTTACTCTGCCAGCTTGAACTCCGGCTCCGCCTCGCTCCAGGCCATGCGCAGGCCGTGCCAGAAGGGCGCTGAGCCCATCATGCGCACCGCAGTCAGGCTGGCTCCGATGTACCAGGGAGCCCGTCCCTTCTGCCACATCGCCGAGATCGGCTGCATGACGCCGTTCGCGTCGGGGTGGAAGACCCGTTCATCCCACTTGCGGGAACCTTCGGGGAACTCCGGATAGTTGCGGATGGCGGCCAGGGTCGACTCCAGCACCCGGTGCTTCCAGGGCTCAGCATACTGCGGCATAAAGTGAACGTGGCTCACGCGCTCCACTCGAATCTCTTGCACGAACTCCGCAAAGCTGGTCGCGCGCGTCAGGTTGACGTTCGCATTTGGCTCCGTGCCGTGGCGGTCACCACCGCTGATCAGGAGCATGCCCCAGCGCCCCGCCAGAGCGATCACATCCCGGTTCTCGTGCCAGTTGCGCAGACCGTTCAGCTCCAAGGCGTGGACCAAGCCACCGCAGTCACGAAGGAAGCGCTCAACCTCGATGATGTGACGCTCAGGTCCGATGTCGTACAGGTCCCACAGGGGGTGATTGAAGACGATCAGGACCTGCTTGATCTCGTGCAGCTCCGCCAGAATCGAGCGCAGCTCCTGCTCGTTCGGGGTAGCGGTCAGCGCCTCCATGCGAGCCATCCACTGCTGGCAGGTCGCCGCCGGCAGGTTATGGATTCCCAGGTGGAAGGTCGTCGTTCCAAAGGGTGCGCTCCACTCTACGCTGATCGGGAGGTCCTCGGCGGCATTGGTGGCACGCAGCAGCAACGGAGCGTTGATATCGTCGTGATCGCTGATGGAGACCATACCCGAGAGTTGCAGTCCGTTTTCGATCTGCCCGCGCTCCAGATCCAGCGACTGCATCGGCGTCAGGGGCGGCGTCCAGTAGGCGCGGTCGAAGTCCAGCTTCAGCCCATATTGGCCGGCACATTTTTCTTCCCGCGACCGGACAAACCGCTCCAGCCAGGGAATCTTGTTGCCCATGGCGGCGATAAAGTTCAGCGTCTCCTTGGACTGGTTCGTATGGCTGTGCAACGAGACACCGCTCCGGAACACCCGGGTATTCACACGTTCTTTCCAGCTACAGGTAATGACGCTTGACATAGATCAGGCCCTCCGCCCCTAAGGTCGCTCGGAATACGTCAACAGGCGTTCAGCGGCAAAAGAACAGTCGATGAAAAGTGCACCAAAATTGGTACAACACAAAAATCGCACATTTTTCCGATAATCGCACGGGAGAGACCGCTTTTCCTTGACCCCGGTTTTCCAGGGGCGGAATAATACGGTTGCCGCAGCTTCAGGCTGACATTCGTATTAAGAGGAGCGACCTCTCATTATGGCGACAACCGCCTCAGCATCGCCCGCCACCCCGCAGTTGAAGGGCGTTCAGCCCCTCCGCGCGGGCGAAGGCAACTCCTTTCTCTGGCGCCGTCTGCACTCGCTGACCGGCATTGTCCCGATCGGAGCCTTCCTCGTCGAGCACATCATTTCGAACTTCGAGGTCGTCAACGGTCCGTTGGCTTACGCGCAGCAGGTCAAGTTTCTGAATGGCCTGCCTCTTGTCCGGGTGCTGGAGTGGGGCCTGATCTTCATTCCCCTGCTTTACCACGCACTCTATGGTGTGTTTATCGCCGTTCGCGGACGCTCCAATGTGAATGTCTATCCGTGGGCTGGGAATTGGATGTACCTCTCTCAGCGCGTCACCGGCTTGATTGCGTTCGCGTACATCGTCTATCACGTTCTGACCCAGCGGTTTATGGGTGTGAGCCTTCCGGAGCATCCCGGCCTTGCCTACGCCAAGGTGCAGTTCGAGCTGCTGTCGCACTGGTATGCGATTCCGGTCTATGTGATTGCGATGATCGCCACCTGCTGGCACTTCGCCTACGGCATCTGGCTCTTTGCCGCCAAATGGGGCATCACGCCGGGCAATGTTGCCCGCAAGCGCTTCGGCTGGGTCTGCACGATCGGCGGAGCCGCGCTCTGCATTATGGGTCTGGTCAGCATCTTTACCGTTGCCTACGGCCGCCCGTATTCGCCCGAGGATGTGATGCCGGCGCAGTACGACAACGTCGTCGCACCTACGGTTCCACCGCAGCAGTAACTCTAAGAAGGACACACACAAGACTATGGCTGCAGCTACACCCAGGATTATTGTCGTTGGCGGCGGACTTGCCGGTCTCTCCGCCGTCATCAAGATCGCCGAAGCCGGCGGTAAGGTCGACCTGTTCTCTATCGTTCCGGTGAAGCGTTCGCACTCCGTGTGCGCGCAGGGCGGCATCAACTCCGCCAAGAACCTGAAGGGCGAAGGCGACACACCGTTGAAGCACTTCGACGACACCATCTACGGCGGCGACTTCCTCGCCAACCAGACGCCCGTCAAGGCGATGTGCGAACAGGGACCGGCCATCATCGATCTTCTGGATCGCATGGGCGTACCGTTCAATCGCACTCCCGAGGGCCTGCTGGACTTCCGCCGTTTCGGTGGAACGCTCTATCACCGCACCGCCTTCGCCGGCGCTACCACTGGGCAGCAGCTTCTTTACGCCCTGGACGAGCAGGTCCGCCGCTACGAGTCAGAAGGTAAGGTCCAGAAGTACGAGGGCTGGGAGTTTCTGTCTGCCATTCTCGACACCAAGGGCGCCTGCCGCGGTATCGTGGCCATGAACCTTCGCACCATGGAGCTGAAGACCTTCCCCGCCGACGCCATCATTATCTGCACTGGCGGTAATGGCGCCATCTTCGGCAAGTCCACCAACTCGGTAGTCTGCACCGGTTCCGCCCAGGCTGCTCTCTATCAGCAGGGCGCCTACTACGCGAACGGTGAGTTCATCCAGGTGCATCCGACCGCTATCCCCGGCGAAGACAAGCTGCGCCTGATGTCAGAGTCTGCCCGTGGCGAAGGTGGCCGCGTATGGGTTCCGAAGGACCGGAACGACAAGCGCCAGCCGAACTCCATTCCTGAAACCGAGCGCTGGTACTTCCTCGAAGAGTGGTATCCGAAGTACGGCAACCTCGTCCCGCGTGACGTTGCGACGCGCGCCATCCACAAGGTGGTGTACGAGCACGGCATGGGCCTCGATGGTCAGCCGATGGTCTACCTTGACGTCTCGCACCTGGCGCCTGAGCGCCAGCACAAGCTCGAAGGCATTCTCGAGATCTACGAGAAGTTTGTTGGTGACGATCCGCGCAAGGTCCCGATGAAGATCTTCCCCGGCATGCACTACACCATGGGCGGCCTGTGGGTGGACTTCAACCAGATGACCAACGTCCCCGGCGTCTTCGCCGCGGGTGAAGCCGACTACTCCATCCACGGCGCGAACCGTCTGGGCGCGAATTCGCTGCTCTCGTGCATCTACGGCGGCTTCGTTGCCGGACCGAAGGCAATGGAATACGCCAAGGGCCTTGCCCCGCAGCAGGGTGACGGCGGTCATGCCGCTGAGCTGATCCGCCAGCAGCAGTACAACAACATTCTGCTGAACAACCAGGGCACGGAGAATCCCTTCCAGATCTGGCGCGAGCTGGGCGACACGATGACCCGCCACGCCACGATCATCCGCTACAACGCGGGTCTTCGCGAGGCGGATCAGAAGATCGTCGAACTGATCGAGCGCTACAAGAAGATCAACCTCTCGGACAAGAGCCAGTGGGCCAATACCAGCTTTGCCTTCGCCCGCCAGCTCTACAACATGCTGCAGCTTGCTCGCGTCATTGTTCAGGGCGCCGAGCTGCGCGACGAGAGCCGTGGAGCACATTACAAGCCGGACTTCCCGGACCGCAACGACGAGAAGTTCCTGAAGACGACGAAGGCGGTCTACGACGACAACAGCGACGCGCCGAAGTTCGAGTGGGAAGACGTTGATATCAGCCACATCAAGCCGCGGCCTCGCCGCTACGACGCCACCGCGTAAGGGAGAACAGAATGCCGACCACGATTGAAGTCGAAATCAAGCGTCAGAATGGTCCGGACGGCTCAGGCGCCGTCGAGAATTTCTCGATCCCCTATCGCCCGAATATGAACATCACCTCTCTTCTGGGCGAGATCGCGCTGAATCCCGTCACCAAAGAGGGCAAGGCGACCACACCGATCACCTACGACTCGAACTGCCTGGAAGAGATCTGCGGCTCTTGCGCCATGCTGATCAATGGCAAGGCCCGCATGGCATGCTCGGCCCTGGTGGACAAGCTGCTGGAAGAGGGCAAGGGAAAGATCACGCTCGCTCCGCTGTCGAAGTTTCCAGTGGTGCGCGATTTGGCGGTCGACCGTGCTGTCCTCTTCGAGAACCTGAAGAAGGTCAAGGCGTGGGTGCCAATCGACGGTACGTACGATCTGGGAGCTGGCCCCAAGCAGGCTCCGCAGATCCAGGAGCAGCGCTATCCACTCTCGAACTGCATCTCCTGCACCATCTGCATGGAGGTCTGCCCGCAGTTCAATGATGTGACCAACTTCGTCGGCGCGGCCACGATTGGTCAGGCAAAGCTCTTCAACATGGATCCCTCAGGTTCCGTACTGAAGGAAGAGCGTCTGCGTGCGCTCTCCGGCGACGGCGGCGTGCAGGAGTGCGGCTTTGCCCAGAATTGCGTCCAGGCCTGCCCCAAGGGGCTTCCGCTCACCGAGGCCATCAGCGATATCGGCCGCGATGTCTTCGTGCAGAAGGTGAAGGACTTCTTCCGCGCGTAGCCGACAAACCACGAAAGGGCTGCCAGGCTTATGCCGGCAGCCCTTTCATTTTGGAGAAGATGTTTACTTCACGCCGTTCGCCGGATTCCAGGTTCCGTGCAGCTTGCGGACAAAGAGCATCTGGCCGACGTGATAGGCGTTGTGCGTGCTGATGTGCGCGATGTCGGTGGCGTGTTTCTGCAGGTCCGCCTCGGAACAGCTCAAAACATAAGCCTCAAGATCCGTAAGAACCTTATCGAGGTCTTTCTGTGTCTGCGCCCAGTTGGCGGCGTTGAAAGCGTTGAAGGTCTCGTCGTTGTTGCCGTTGAACTTGGGTACGGGCTTGCCGGTCATCTTTGCAAGCTGCTCCCCGTTCCAGAAGATGAGGTGATTGGCGAGCTGTCCAACGGAGTGGTTACCGGAGCCATCGGTCCAGGCGGCCTGCTCCGGAGTGAGTCCGGCGACGGCGTCGTTGGCCGGGACAAACCATTCTTTACTGTTATGCGTGGATTTGAGCTGCGCCAACAAAACCGAGCGCAGAGTGGGCGGAGCCTCCGGTTTCTTCGTCTGTGCCAAAGCTAAGGCCGGGGCCGCAAGAAGAGCGAGGACAATCAGTCGTTTCATAGACACGTCCAAGGGGGTTTTGAGGTACAAGGAATTCTACGCACTCCGGAGTTATCCGGTTCCTTCAAACATGCTCGTTGTCTTGTACCCCATATACACTGGCACGCATGAATCGTTGGCTGAACTGGTCGGTTGGGTTGATCTACATTTCGATCGCTAGTTTTGTCGCATTTGGACTATTGGGCGGGAGTATGCATGGGGACGGCGGCTGGCCGGCCATGATCTTCCTCTGCACCGGATACTTGTCGGCCCTCGCCACACCTGTCTGTTTCGTTGCTTTTCTAACAACAGCTATTCGGAACAAGAGGCGCGGTAAATCCTTCTGGTACGCCTAAACACCCTAGCTCTTCCGCAGCTGCACCAAGCGTCCAGTCATCGCCGAAATATCGCTCAGAGCGGCATCGCTGACTTCGGTTGCACGTTGCCTTCTTGCCCCGCGGATCTCGGGCTCTTTTCCTTTGATCTGATACTTCGTCTGCCGTGCGTTTGCCGTTGTATTGACCCATCTCTGAGCCTCGGACTGTACCGCAGCACTCTGTCCTCCCTGAGCCGCCTGGGCGATCACAGCATCGGTCTGAGGCATCTGTGCGAAGAACATCGCTGTCAGCAGCGCGGTCTTGGTTTCATCCTTCTTTGCCTTGTTGAACTCCGTCACCAGAGCATCCGCCCATTTGTCTTCGGGGAGAGGAAGCAGCAGGAAGACGAGCGCCATTGGGCGCTTGAGCGTCATATTCTGCTGGGTGAATGTGACCGTGAACTTTGGGTCGTCCAGAAGGTGCAACGCTGCCTGGGTGACATCGGCGCCGTCGACCGCCAGGCGGTGCACCATGTTGAAGTACGCCAGCGGGGTGACATCAGCCAGATCGGCACTGGGTAGCGAGTCGGCAACAAGCTGCTCATCGTCAGGAGAGTGGCTCATGCTCAGCAGCAGGGCGGCGCCGTCGTACCGGAAGAAACGCGGTGTCGCGGAGTTCTTCAACTCCACACGCAACATGGGCAACATCGCCGCAGGGTCGGCCTTCACGTCCTTCCAGAAGGAGTCCATCTCGGAGGCCTTCTCCTTCTGCTGTGACGGGGTTACCAGGTGCGGGGAAAAGTTGTAGACATTGGTGACGCGGGTATGAAAATCCCGCTGGGTGGCGTCTGTCACCTGCCCCAGGGCCGGTCCGGCGATGAGACAGGCGAGCATCCATCCCATAAAAACACGTGCTCGCATTAACTTCCTCCTCACAATTAGATGCGGTACCCTAACCCTTCATCACTGAGAAACAGAATGAAAATTACAGCCGCCGCGCTTCTGACCCTCCTCGCCCTCCCCCTTTCGGCACAGGATACGCAGCCAGCCTGGGTAAAGACCTCCGACGCCTACACCCAGCTCCTGCTCGATCTGGATAAGAAATATTCGCCGGAGGAGGCTTCCGCGCAGGGCCTCTCCCAGTTCGATGCCGAGATCTCTATCCCGACACGCGCCAATGAAGACGCCAAACGCAGGGATGCGGAGGCCGTCGTGGCCAAACTAGCCGCGGCGGAAAAGACGGAGAAAGAGGAGTTGGTCCGCCAGGACCTGGAGATCCTGATTGACAGCTCCGAGCGCGATTTCAAGCACGAGGACTACTCTCGCACGCACTCCGTACCGTTCATCAACGCCGCCGGGTATGTCTATGGCGGCATTGAGGCTCTGCTGGACGACCAGGTGGCCGCTGACCGGCGTAAGGCGGCTGTCGTCCGTCTGGCGAAGTACACCGGCCAGATGAAAGGCTTTCAGCCCATTACCGCAATCCTGCGCCAGCGTACGGAAGAGCAGATCGCCAAGCCGGACATGATCTATCCGGCAAAGCTGCGGATGGAGACGGAGCTCTCCCGCAATAAGGCCCGGATCGACGGAATCGCTGAACTCTTCAAGAAGTACAAACTTACCGGCTGGGAGGCAAATTACGCGCTGCTGCAGAAGCAGATCGCGGATTACGACGCCTGGCTCAGGACAACCGTCCTTCCCAAGGCGCGGACCGACTTCCGCCTGCAGCCGGAAGAGTATGCTCTGAACTTCGCCGATTATGGCATCGA
This genomic window from Terriglobus albidus contains:
- a CDS encoding glycosyltransferase — encoded protein: MRTSTIELSMIVKNGGSSLARCLQSVRGVVDHIVIGDTGSTDDTAEIARAFGAEWITIPWNSDFAEARNLVLQQATCDWILVLDADEMLDPKGALALKRLVSETDRFAFDVVRWNYVRQANSRSGTDGAMANPQVLPEAEGFPAYVTSINTRLFRRHAGIWFERPVHETVVYRVKELGLSIGQAPFVIHHFGHAEDDEAVRDAKNELYLEIGKRHLEAFPEDSRTAYELGWGALEYSKNPQAALDLLIRAIQLDESNTEAIILGGVCLLRMWRYAEAVQLFSHAVERHSSSIVLYESLGDAHLHQQQYQAASEAYNAARSLGGASALILAKYGVCQIYLGQMDEGMDALRKAHRMEPDHAELLDIVIAGAVTANEITFAADLAKKRLEMEGASDLHRSIANYLDPHNE
- the sdhB gene encoding succinate dehydrogenase iron-sulfur subunit, producing the protein MPTTIEVEIKRQNGPDGSGAVENFSIPYRPNMNITSLLGEIALNPVTKEGKATTPITYDSNCLEEICGSCAMLINGKARMACSALVDKLLEEGKGKITLAPLSKFPVVRDLAVDRAVLFENLKKVKAWVPIDGTYDLGAGPKQAPQIQEQRYPLSNCISCTICMEVCPQFNDVTNFVGAATIGQAKLFNMDPSGSVLKEERLRALSGDGGVQECGFAQNCVQACPKGLPLTEAISDIGRDVFVQKVKDFFRA
- a CDS encoding flagellin is translated as MSLSVLNNISALYAQNNLASTQKNLQNTLTQLSSGSRINSGADDAAGLALADGLHANVAALNQSARNASDGIGLLQTADGALSQVTNLLNRAVTLATQAANGTLNSSQVSAANQEYQNILSEIGNIGSATNFNGNAVFSSAATTIFVSDGTSSGATVFSDTTGALSTAKVGLDATGASVDFTASSVATLTASSAQTVLTNLTTAIAGVAYQRGQIGANINQLNAASSVATSQSENLTAAESSVRSTDYATATSDLAKFQVLSQTGISALAQANQTQQQVLKLLQ
- the sdhA gene encoding succinate dehydrogenase flavoprotein subunit, whose product is MAAATPRIIVVGGGLAGLSAVIKIAEAGGKVDLFSIVPVKRSHSVCAQGGINSAKNLKGEGDTPLKHFDDTIYGGDFLANQTPVKAMCEQGPAIIDLLDRMGVPFNRTPEGLLDFRRFGGTLYHRTAFAGATTGQQLLYALDEQVRRYESEGKVQKYEGWEFLSAILDTKGACRGIVAMNLRTMELKTFPADAIIICTGGNGAIFGKSTNSVVCTGSAQAALYQQGAYYANGEFIQVHPTAIPGEDKLRLMSESARGEGGRVWVPKDRNDKRQPNSIPETERWYFLEEWYPKYGNLVPRDVATRAIHKVVYEHGMGLDGQPMVYLDVSHLAPERQHKLEGILEIYEKFVGDDPRKVPMKIFPGMHYTMGGLWVDFNQMTNVPGVFAAGEADYSIHGANRLGANSLLSCIYGGFVAGPKAMEYAKGLAPQQGDGGHAAELIRQQQYNNILLNNQGTENPFQIWRELGDTMTRHATIIRYNAGLREADQKIVELIERYKKINLSDKSQWANTSFAFARQLYNMLQLARVIVQGAELRDESRGAHYKPDFPDRNDEKFLKTTKAVYDDNSDAPKFEWEDVDISHIKPRPRRYDATA
- a CDS encoding DinB family protein; this translates as MKRLIVLALLAAPALALAQTKKPEAPPTLRSVLLAQLKSTHNSKEWFVPANDAVAGLTPEQAAWTDGSGNHSVGQLANHLIFWNGEQLAKMTGKPVPKFNGNNDETFNAFNAANWAQTQKDLDKVLTDLEAYVLSCSEADLQKHATDIAHISTHNAYHVGQMLFVRKLHGTWNPANGVK
- a CDS encoding flagellar motor protein; its protein translation is MDIASVAGIVLALLGILGGMMIEGGQLAQITQPTAAMIVVGGTAGAVMLQFPLAIFLAALKKVASVFLHKGADSQGLVKQLVDFANKARKEGIVSLDTELAKVTDPFLKQAMMLAVDGTEPTELRKIMQLELDNKSEIEEKIPQVFESAGGFAPTVGIIGAVLGLIQVMQHLDNIDEVGRGIAVAFVATIYGVALANLICLPAAGKLKIRHREETMIKEMMLEGVVSILEGMNPRMMETKLRTFLMEEGHAEQKA
- a CDS encoding non-canonical purine NTP pyrophosphatase translates to MTIYLATTNAGKLRDFAAIAIQHDATVETLPGLASIPEAPENEPTFEGNAVSKALYYSSRAPGLLVLADDSGLEVQCLNAAPGVRSARYAEDQHFPPTPGSTKDERNNAALLHALDGIPENCRQGRYRCVLALARDGELLQTAEGSVDGVILQAPRGENGFGYDPLFFLPELDQTMAEVSIEQKQRLSHRGRAFESLLRQLDT
- a CDS encoding succinate dehydrogenase, coding for MATTASASPATPQLKGVQPLRAGEGNSFLWRRLHSLTGIVPIGAFLVEHIISNFEVVNGPLAYAQQVKFLNGLPLVRVLEWGLIFIPLLYHALYGVFIAVRGRSNVNVYPWAGNWMYLSQRVTGLIAFAYIVYHVLTQRFMGVSLPEHPGLAYAKVQFELLSHWYAIPVYVIAMIATCWHFAYGIWLFAAKWGITPGNVARKRFGWVCTIGGAALCIMGLVSIFTVAYGRPYSPEDVMPAQYDNVVAPTVPPQQ
- a CDS encoding flagellar FlbD family protein; translation: MIELTRLNGHALYINADLIKYIEAAPDTMITLVTNEKTVVRESCQQVLELAHQYKVNLLRATWPTAADALTAKFAHNIEETSR
- a CDS encoding flagellar motor protein MotB — encoded protein: MGKKKHAEHVNHERWLVSYADFITLLFAFFVVLFASSQSDKKKEKQMAAAIKAAFSDTRIFDMHSATPALTDGGASVDTKPIEMPLPTAPEFGSGNGNGNGDGQDVAAQVRKAIERAAAKQISAGAISIHQAADGLTISLQEGGFFPSGSAELRMDSQGMLDHIIAALPTNMKIRVEGHSDNRPIHTAQFASNWELSSARASAIAREMLTRAKFDPAMVSAAGYAEYHPVASNETEAGRAQNRRVDIVVLQLTSAPPPPPMAPAPRRVHNEASTASTSKPDIVRDESPRSTP